The proteins below are encoded in one region of Streptomyces roseirectus:
- a CDS encoding TIGR02678 family protein — MTASLGEVLEGRRTAEFHKAARALLKEPLLLADGPQADEFRLVRRHAGDLRDWFDRNTGWPLRVDAEAARLGRTPGTLADATHPAREASRARVPFTRRRYVLLCLALAALERGEAQIALGRLAEQVVLDAADPHLAAAGIAFTLERRDERLDLAAVVRLLLRHGVLRRVAGDEDAYVSGAGDVLYDVRRRVLAGLLAARRGPSLITAEGFEERLAELTAESALDSDELRFRAIRQRLTRRLLDDPVLYYAELTDEELAYLTRQRAFIAARITELTGLVAEVRAEGIAMVDPMDDLTDVRMPEQGTHGHVTLLLAEHLAASDSTVSREELESRVRELAVEHGGFWSKNARQPGAEGELVELALAKLTALGLVAVVPGGVAPLPALARYAVGETVVKESPRKAQQQ, encoded by the coding sequence GACGAGTTCCGGCTGGTGCGCCGGCACGCCGGTGACCTGCGCGACTGGTTCGACCGCAACACCGGCTGGCCGCTGCGGGTGGACGCGGAGGCGGCCCGGCTGGGCCGGACGCCCGGCACCCTGGCCGACGCCACGCATCCGGCGCGCGAGGCGTCCCGTGCCCGCGTCCCCTTCACCCGGCGCCGCTATGTGCTGCTGTGCCTGGCGCTGGCCGCGCTGGAGCGGGGTGAGGCGCAGATCGCGCTCGGCCGGCTCGCCGAGCAGGTGGTCCTGGACGCCGCCGATCCCCATCTCGCCGCCGCCGGTATCGCGTTCACGCTGGAGCGGCGCGACGAACGCCTCGATCTGGCGGCGGTGGTCCGCCTCCTCCTGCGCCACGGGGTGCTGCGGCGGGTGGCCGGCGACGAGGACGCCTACGTCAGCGGGGCCGGCGACGTCCTCTACGACGTGCGGCGCCGCGTCCTGGCCGGTCTGCTGGCCGCCCGTCGCGGCCCGTCCCTGATCACCGCCGAGGGTTTCGAGGAGCGGCTGGCCGAACTGACCGCCGAGAGCGCCCTGGACAGCGACGAACTGCGCTTCCGCGCCATCCGCCAGCGGCTGACCCGGCGTCTGCTGGACGATCCGGTGCTGTACTACGCCGAACTCACCGACGAGGAGCTGGCCTACCTGACCCGGCAGCGGGCCTTCATCGCCGCCCGGATCACCGAACTGACCGGGCTGGTCGCGGAGGTGCGGGCCGAGGGGATCGCCATGGTCGACCCGATGGACGACCTGACCGACGTCCGGATGCCCGAGCAGGGCACGCACGGTCACGTCACGCTGCTGCTCGCCGAACACCTCGCCGCCTCCGACAGCACCGTGAGCCGCGAGGAGTTGGAGTCCCGGGTGCGGGAACTGGCCGTGGAGCACGGCGGGTTCTGGTCCAAGAACGCCCGGCAGCCGGGAGCCGAGGGCGAGTTGGTCGAGCTGGCGCTGGCCAAGCTGACCGCGCTCGGTCTGGTCGCCGTCGTCCCCGGGGGCGTCGCCCCGCTGCCGGCGCTGGCCCGGTACGCGGTCGGCGAGACCGTCGTCAAGGAATCTCCGCGAAAGGCGCAGCAGCAGTGA